GGAGATGGAGCGTGTATGCCGAAAGCGCCACGCCTATGAGGGCCAGAGCGCAGATGACCCATGTGAAGCGAGGCCTGATAGTCGTGGCAGGAGCTAGGTCTGCGACACCGGTCATGGCAGCGTGCAACCTGTCTTGGAGCTGAGATCCTTCAACTGCAGCAGGCCTTCTTTGTGCTCGCCATCAGAGAAGATCCAGGTAGGTGTTTTCTTAATGCCGAGATCCTTGCACTGCTGGGTTTCGCCACGCGAGCCTGGAATCCCACACTCTACATAGGGGACGAAGCGGAAGGAATCGCCAAAGAGATCCTTCTGGTCCTTGCAGTGCGTGCACCAGAACAGACCGTACATGGTGGCCTTTTTCTGGGACAGGCACTGGGCAAACTTATCCAGATTTGCAGGTTTGTCGGCGGCCCGGGAAGTGAGGCCGGTGAGCAGGCAGGTAAGCAAAACGAAAACTACGCTTCGGATTCGAGTCATCGGTGTCCTGTGCGAAATGGAATGCCGTATGCATAGGATAGCGTGCGGCGTGCATCGGCTGCACCTATTTGACGGGGAGGAAAAACGTTAGTTACCTCCAAAGAGATTGGCCGGGCAAGCGGAATTTCCTCTTGCGAAATGAGTGGCATACCTCGCTCAAGACCAAATTGGCCCTCACCGGCGAAATGACATTTTTTCTCCATTTTTTTAACAAATTGTTAAAACTCTGATGCTTTAATCAGTCCGCTTTGCTTCAAGGGCCGTCTACGTTCTTGCCCAGGTAAAAAGCCTTCGCGTCCTTCTGTCCCCCGCTGAGCATGCGCTCCAGTTCGGATCGGAAGGGGTAAGTACCAGACGAAGCCGGGCACAAACATTCAGAGACGGTCAACGGAAGGATAGCTCCCAGTTCGGCAAATTCTTTCAGGAGAGGCTTATGACTCGCTTCCCGCGCCGCACACCCTCGTCTGCGCTAATTCTCGTTCTCCTTCTTACTATTCTGCCCCTCATGGCTTTCGCTCAAACCACCACTGAGGGCGCGATCAGCGGTACCGTGTCAGATACCACTGGCGCCGTCGTGTCGGATGCCTCCGTAGTGGTACGCAACAACGCCACAAACGCTGAGCAGACC
The Terriglobales bacterium DNA segment above includes these coding regions:
- a CDS encoding carboxypeptidase-like regulatory domain-containing protein produces the protein MTRFPRRTPSSALILVLLLTILPLMAFAQTTTEGAISGTVSDTTGAVVSDASVVVRNNATNAEQTTKTDPSGDFRVGNLAPSVYTVTVNATGFAAYKLEQVIVNVGTVTDISPK